A genomic window from Chitinophaga pollutisoli includes:
- a CDS encoding type III pantothenate kinase: protein MIGPILCFDLGNTRLKCGIMQDGALLEERFFSEAALLAEVDTLLAEYRPQAAVLSSVIEHPPALEALLSRETEFIRLRYDTPLPVKIVYEKPETLGVDRIALAAGAADMFPGSHSLIIGAGSAITYNFVNKKGEFMGGGISPGIEMRFRALHAFTDKLPLVPQEAHYSFVGYNTRQSILSGVLEGALAEVDGMIGSYAARYRNFNVLLTGGIWFFCFPP, encoded by the coding sequence ATGATCGGCCCGATTTTATGTTTCGACCTGGGCAATACCCGGTTGAAGTGCGGCATTATGCAAGACGGAGCGCTGTTGGAAGAGCGGTTTTTCAGCGAGGCGGCGTTATTGGCGGAAGTGGACACGTTGCTGGCGGAATATCGCCCGCAAGCCGCCGTGCTTTCTTCGGTAATTGAGCACCCGCCGGCGCTGGAGGCGTTGCTTTCCCGGGAAACGGAATTCATCCGTTTGCGGTACGATACGCCGTTGCCGGTGAAGATCGTGTACGAAAAACCTGAAACCCTGGGCGTCGACAGGATCGCGCTGGCCGCTGGGGCGGCGGATATGTTCCCCGGTTCCCACAGTCTCATTATCGGCGCGGGATCGGCCATTACCTACAATTTCGTGAACAAGAAAGGTGAATTTATGGGAGGCGGCATCAGCCCGGGTATCGAAATGCGGTTCCGGGCCCTGCACGCTTTTACCGATAAATTACCGCTCGTGCCACAGGAAGCACATTATAGTTTTGTGGGATATAATACGCGGCAAAGTATCCTCAGCGGTGTGCTGGAAGGCGCGCTGGCGGAGGTTGACGGCATGATCGGTTCCTATGCCGCGAGGTACCGGAACTTTAACGTGCTTTTAACAGGGGGGATTTGGTTTTTTTGCTTCCCGCCTTAA
- a CDS encoding universal stress protein, translating into MKTIIVPTDFSETAYNAARYAIGLAQQAGATRIVLYHAYELIVPIPDLPTAVPIVNMDDLRESSMEGLRNMQAQLRPMMPAHITLDIRADNHLLAANIDQVCREELADVVVMGITGGSQLEEILVGSNTVDVVKSSAYPVIVVPTQASFKPIRKILFACDLRKVAKTTRKAPLMKFLELFKPELHVVNIQKEGREHIRPEENQELDNMLHDFNPQYHFIDRPNIPEAVTEFAQSEKADLLLIIPKKHGLFDSIFKRSNTSRIAFHTHVPLLSIHE; encoded by the coding sequence ATGAAAACCATCATCGTTCCAACGGATTTTTCTGAAACGGCTTACAACGCGGCCCGTTATGCCATCGGGCTTGCCCAGCAGGCAGGCGCTACCCGCATCGTGCTGTATCACGCATATGAGCTGATCGTTCCCATCCCCGACCTCCCCACGGCCGTGCCCATCGTTAATATGGACGACCTCCGGGAATCAAGCATGGAAGGCCTCCGCAATATGCAGGCCCAGCTCAGGCCCATGATGCCCGCGCACATCACCCTTGATATCCGCGCTGACAACCACCTGCTGGCGGCCAATATCGACCAGGTATGCCGGGAAGAACTGGCCGATGTGGTGGTGATGGGCATCACCGGCGGCAGCCAGCTCGAAGAAATCCTCGTCGGGTCCAATACGGTAGACGTGGTGAAATCCTCCGCCTACCCCGTGATCGTGGTGCCCACGCAGGCATCCTTCAAGCCGATCCGGAAAATCCTCTTCGCCTGCGACCTCCGCAAAGTGGCTAAAACCACCCGTAAAGCGCCGCTCATGAAATTCCTGGAACTTTTCAAACCCGAATTGCATGTCGTGAACATCCAGAAAGAAGGGCGCGAACACATCCGCCCGGAAGAAAATCAGGAGCTAGACAACATGTTGCACGACTTCAACCCGCAATACCATTTCATCGACCGGCCCAATATCCCGGAAGCGGTAACGGAATTCGCACAATCCGAAAAAGCAGACCTGCTCCTCATCATTCCGAAAAAGCACGGTCTTTTCGACAGCATATTCAAACGCAGCAATACTTCGCGGATCGCGTTCCATACGCACGTTCCGCTGTTATCCATCCATGAATGA
- the lptC gene encoding LPS export ABC transporter periplasmic protein LptC, whose translation MKRILAYGTLACLALAGCENDMNAVAAFDTKKLGVEQAFDVETIVSQSATVKGVLTSPYMERHVTHPPHTDFPKTLQVIFYDSAARKESILTANFGRLDEGNNDIYLRDSVVFISLTTAQRLDCKDLRWDSKSAQFITDRFCRLATPTDTLYGQGFRANQDFSRTEFVHVYGTFAPPDSTFSLE comes from the coding sequence TTGAAACGAATCCTCGCATACGGCACCCTCGCATGCCTGGCCCTGGCCGGGTGTGAAAACGATATGAACGCCGTTGCCGCTTTCGATACCAAGAAACTGGGCGTGGAACAGGCCTTCGATGTGGAAACCATCGTCAGCCAGTCGGCCACCGTGAAGGGCGTGCTCACTTCTCCCTATATGGAAAGACATGTGACGCACCCCCCGCATACCGACTTCCCGAAAACCCTGCAGGTGATCTTCTACGACAGCGCCGCGCGCAAGGAAAGTATCCTTACCGCCAACTTCGGCCGCCTCGACGAAGGCAATAACGATATCTACCTCCGGGATTCCGTCGTATTTATCAGCCTCACTACCGCCCAGCGCCTCGACTGCAAAGACCTCCGCTGGGATTCCAAGTCGGCCCAGTTCATCACTGACCGTTTCTGCCGCCTCGCCACGCCCACGGATACACTCTACGGCCAGGGCTTCAGGGCTAACCAGGACTTCAGCCGGACCGAGTTCGTTCATGTTTACGGCACTTTCGCACCGCCGGACAGCACTTTCTCCCTCGAATAA
- a CDS encoding DUF4197 domain-containing protein, protein MLKRTILIAAGALVLHTTANAQILKKVGNVLNSGSTSTTGANVTEGEAAGGIKEALEKGVLKGIGLLNKQDGFFGNELYKVLLPPDALKAEKALRSIGMGSLVDKAILQINRSAENAVGFAAPIFVNAIKQMTITDAMKLLTGGQNSATNFFKEKTTASLVAAFSPVIDSALNQTAATKYYGEIVTKYNSLPTSFTKLDPDLKGYVTNKAVGALFDQIGKEEAAIRNNPAARTSELLKKVFGGKS, encoded by the coding sequence ATGTTAAAACGAACCATCCTTATCGCGGCAGGCGCACTCGTGCTCCATACCACCGCCAATGCCCAGATCCTGAAGAAAGTGGGCAACGTACTCAATTCCGGCAGCACCTCCACCACCGGCGCCAACGTCACCGAAGGCGAAGCCGCCGGCGGCATCAAGGAAGCCCTGGAGAAAGGTGTCCTCAAAGGCATCGGCCTGCTTAACAAGCAAGACGGTTTCTTCGGCAATGAACTGTACAAAGTACTCCTCCCGCCGGATGCGCTGAAAGCAGAAAAGGCGCTCCGCAGCATCGGCATGGGCAGCCTGGTCGATAAAGCCATCCTCCAGATCAACCGCTCGGCCGAAAACGCCGTAGGATTTGCCGCGCCGATCTTCGTGAACGCCATCAAGCAAATGACCATCACCGACGCGATGAAACTGCTGACGGGCGGACAAAACTCCGCCACCAACTTCTTCAAAGAGAAAACTACCGCCAGCCTCGTGGCCGCCTTCTCTCCCGTAATCGACTCGGCGCTTAACCAAACCGCCGCTACCAAATACTACGGCGAAATCGTGACTAAATACAACAGCCTGCCTACTTCCTTTACCAAACTCGACCCGGACCTGAAAGGCTACGTGACCAACAAAGCCGTTGGCGCCCTGTTCGACCAGATAGGGAAGGAAGAAGCCGCCATCCGCAACAATCCCGCAGCCCGTACTTCGGAACTGCTGAAAAAAGTATTCGGCGGAAAGTCCTGA
- a CDS encoding S9 family peptidase — translation MHKSIPAWTTGLCILAALPTFAQEKKTLTFDQIFTKPVSITEPLPGVRAWADKTHYIEMRSGKQVQVDVKSGNATPYTPPPATGNSVSVKDNDIYLQRPDGSAPIRLTATEAEEKNPTLSPDEKYVAFTRNNNLFAIEVATQKEIQYTTDGSDVIYNGWASWVYFEEILGRPSRYRAFWWSPDSRKIAFMRFDDTRVPVFPIYSEKGQHGYLENTRYPKAGDPNPEVRLAIVPVTGGNITWADFNEKDDQYFGQPFWTPDGSALWAQWMPRDQNQLFLYAIDTQTGAKKVVYQEEQKTWIDWFTDIYFLSNNKGFIVKSDRSGWDHLYHHNMDGSLNRQLTSGNWRVKELLQINEKKGAIYFTARKEATTRYDLYKADLKGGAPQRLTFGEFSHNVILAPEGDWFITTYSNINTPPRMALVSDKGKVARELGNARGTAYDSYRLAPTEMKTYTTRDGLVLPITIIWPFDMEAGKKYPVLISIYGGPDAGTIYDTWRPNMPAQWFAQEGLIQVVIDNRAAGHLGKAGMNYIHRQLGKYEIEDYMDAARWLATQPGVDASRMGITGGSFGGYMSAMALTYGADVFTHGIANFSVTDWALYDSHYTERYMDLPKDNAEGYKITSVMTHANKLKGLLRIVHGTMDDNVHMQNSIQLVDKLEDLGKHFEFMVYPGERHGWGGPKSTHSRNENYRFYYQNLLQKPLPALFKGTN, via the coding sequence ATGCATAAGTCCATTCCGGCATGGACCACCGGCCTCTGTATTCTGGCCGCTTTGCCAACTTTCGCCCAGGAGAAGAAAACACTCACCTTCGACCAGATCTTTACCAAACCCGTTTCCATCACTGAACCGCTGCCTGGCGTAAGAGCCTGGGCCGACAAAACACATTACATCGAAATGCGGAGCGGCAAACAGGTGCAGGTAGATGTAAAATCCGGCAACGCTACGCCCTATACGCCTCCTCCGGCAACCGGTAATTCGGTGAGCGTCAAGGATAATGACATCTATCTCCAGCGCCCCGACGGCAGCGCGCCCATCCGCCTGACCGCCACGGAGGCCGAGGAAAAGAACCCCACGCTTTCGCCCGACGAAAAATATGTCGCTTTCACGCGCAACAATAACCTGTTCGCCATCGAAGTGGCCACGCAGAAAGAAATCCAGTATACGACAGACGGCTCGGACGTTATTTACAACGGCTGGGCTTCCTGGGTGTATTTCGAAGAAATCCTGGGCCGCCCCTCGCGCTACCGCGCATTCTGGTGGAGCCCCGACAGCCGCAAGATCGCTTTCATGCGGTTCGACGATACCCGTGTTCCCGTGTTCCCCATCTACAGCGAAAAAGGCCAGCACGGTTACCTGGAAAACACCCGCTATCCGAAAGCCGGTGACCCCAATCCGGAAGTACGCCTGGCCATCGTGCCCGTAACCGGCGGAAACATCACCTGGGCCGATTTCAATGAAAAAGACGACCAGTATTTCGGCCAACCCTTCTGGACGCCCGACGGCAGCGCCCTCTGGGCCCAATGGATGCCCCGCGACCAGAACCAGCTCTTCCTCTACGCCATCGACACCCAAACCGGGGCCAAGAAGGTGGTGTACCAGGAAGAACAGAAAACCTGGATCGACTGGTTCACCGATATCTACTTCCTGTCCAACAACAAAGGATTTATCGTAAAAAGCGACCGTTCCGGCTGGGACCATCTGTATCATCACAACATGGACGGCAGCCTCAACAGGCAGCTGACTTCCGGCAACTGGCGCGTAAAAGAACTGCTGCAGATCAACGAAAAGAAAGGCGCGATCTATTTCACGGCCCGCAAGGAAGCGACAACCCGTTACGACCTTTATAAAGCCGATCTGAAAGGCGGCGCGCCGCAGCGCCTCACCTTCGGTGAATTCAGCCATAACGTGATCCTCGCGCCTGAAGGCGATTGGTTCATCACCACCTACAGCAACATCAACACGCCCCCGCGCATGGCCCTGGTGTCAGACAAAGGGAAAGTGGCCCGCGAGCTGGGCAATGCCCGCGGAACGGCTTACGACAGCTACCGCCTGGCCCCCACCGAAATGAAAACCTACACTACCCGCGACGGTTTGGTGCTGCCGATCACGATCATCTGGCCCTTCGATATGGAAGCCGGGAAAAAATACCCGGTGCTGATTTCCATTTATGGCGGTCCGGATGCCGGAACGATCTATGACACCTGGAGACCCAACATGCCGGCGCAATGGTTCGCGCAGGAAGGGCTCATCCAGGTGGTGATAGACAACCGCGCGGCGGGGCACCTGGGCAAGGCGGGCATGAACTATATCCATCGCCAGCTCGGCAAATATGAAATCGAGGATTACATGGACGCCGCCCGCTGGCTGGCTACCCAACCCGGCGTGGACGCTTCCCGGATGGGCATCACCGGCGGCAGCTTCGGCGGGTATATGTCGGCCATGGCGCTGACCTATGGCGCGGATGTGTTCACCCACGGCATCGCGAATTTCAGCGTTACCGACTGGGCGCTGTATGACAGCCATTACACTGAACGGTACATGGACCTTCCGAAAGACAATGCCGAAGGCTACAAGATAACTTCCGTGATGACGCACGCCAACAAGCTGAAGGGCCTCCTCCGGATCGTGCACGGCACGATGGACGACAACGTGCATATGCAGAATTCCATCCAGCTGGTGGATAAACTGGAAGATCTCGGGAAGCATTTTGAGTTTATGGTGTATCCTGGCGAGCGCCATGGCTGGGGCGGACCGAAATCCACCCATTCCCGCAACGAGAATTATCGCTTCTACTATCAAAACCTGTTGCAAAAGCCGCTGCCGGCGCTTTTCAAAGGCACAAACTAA
- a CDS encoding fumarylacetoacetate hydrolase family protein, with protein MKLVTYIREDVDQLAMLVNGQLYNLQDLHPELPTTMHMFLQMWEEVIDLAKAIDARLKEGHTPRSNVHGVPFDEVQLLAPVPFPTSCRDGYAFRQHVAAARRNRKVDMIPEFDQYPIFYFTNHNAIQGPGDIFCMPDHFDKLDFELEAAVVICKRGRNITAAEADEYIGGYMIMNDMSARTLQMEEMKLNLGPAKGKDFSTVIGPMLVTADELEPFRIPAKEGHTGNNYNLKMKCWVNGVQVSEGNMGDMDWTFAEIVERCAYGADILPGDVIGSGTVGTGCFLELNGTGKLNDPNYPEQWLKAGDVVEMEIDGLGKLTNTIVAEETDFSILANKKNI; from the coding sequence ATGAAACTCGTTACTTACATCCGGGAAGACGTGGACCAGCTGGCCATGCTCGTGAACGGACAACTCTATAACCTCCAGGATCTCCATCCCGAGCTTCCTACCACCATGCATATGTTTTTGCAGATGTGGGAAGAAGTGATCGATCTGGCGAAGGCGATAGATGCAAGGTTGAAAGAAGGCCACACCCCGCGTTCCAACGTGCATGGCGTGCCCTTTGATGAAGTGCAGCTCCTGGCGCCGGTGCCTTTCCCCACCAGCTGCCGTGATGGATACGCCTTCCGCCAGCACGTAGCGGCGGCGCGGAGAAACCGGAAAGTGGACATGATCCCCGAATTCGATCAGTATCCCATCTTCTATTTCACCAACCACAACGCCATCCAGGGCCCCGGCGATATCTTCTGCATGCCCGACCATTTCGATAAACTCGACTTTGAACTGGAAGCCGCTGTCGTGATCTGCAAGCGCGGCAGGAATATCACCGCCGCGGAGGCCGACGAATATATCGGGGGATACATGATCATGAACGACATGAGCGCCCGCACGCTCCAGATGGAAGAAATGAAACTGAACCTCGGCCCCGCCAAGGGTAAGGATTTCAGTACCGTTATCGGTCCCATGCTGGTAACGGCCGACGAACTGGAACCATTCCGCATCCCGGCGAAAGAAGGCCACACCGGCAACAATTATAACCTGAAAATGAAATGCTGGGTCAATGGCGTGCAGGTGAGCGAAGGGAATATGGGGGATATGGACTGGACGTTCGCAGAGATCGTGGAACGTTGCGCATATGGTGCCGACATCCTGCCCGGCGACGTTATCGGCTCCGGCACCGTAGGCACCGGATGCTTCCTGGAGCTGAACGGAACCGGCAAACTGAACGATCCCAACTACCCCGAGCAATGGTTGAAGGCCGGCGACGTGGTGGAAATGGAAATCGACGGACTGGGCAAATTGACGAACACCATCGTAGCGGAAGAAACTGATTTCTCCATTCTTGCCAACAAGAAAAACATATAA
- a CDS encoding tRNA-binding protein, with amino-acid sequence MGTITWHDFEKVQMHVGTILSATVFEKARNPAYQLEIDFGPEIGIRKSSAQITQLYTTAELPGKQVVAVVNFPVKQIANFFSECLVLGVVGDGKDIVLLQPDRPVKNGHRIA; translated from the coding sequence ATGGGCACAATTACCTGGCATGACTTTGAAAAGGTGCAGATGCATGTAGGCACCATCCTTTCCGCGACCGTTTTCGAGAAGGCGCGCAATCCCGCTTACCAGCTGGAAATCGACTTTGGCCCGGAGATCGGTATCCGGAAATCATCCGCGCAAATCACGCAATTATACACAACTGCTGAACTTCCCGGCAAACAAGTAGTAGCCGTCGTGAATTTTCCTGTCAAACAAATCGCTAATTTCTTCTCAGAATGCCTTGTACTGGGCGTTGTCGGGGACGGAAAGGATATTGTATTACTGCAACCCGACCGCCCTGTGAAAAACGGCCATAGGATTGCATAG
- a CDS encoding flavin reductase family protein, with the protein MRVDPSEVKTSALHAYLLGAVAPRPICFASTVDADGRPNLSPFSFFNVFGSNPPTLVFSPSRRVRDNTVKHTLENIYATKEVVINVVSYAMVQQTSLSSCEYPRGTDEFVKAGFTPLPSEKVKPFRVAESPVQMECKVRDIIETGTGGGAGNLVICEPVLLHVNENILDINGRIDPQKIDLVARMGGDFYCRASGTAVFEVAKPNTQLGIGVDALPATIRNSHILTGNNLGQLGNVEALPPVDPAFTDEHLTNIIQYFSINPEEMEKELHRYAKQLLDSHKVNEAWQVLLAGNLH; encoded by the coding sequence ATGAGAGTAGATCCCTCGGAAGTAAAAACCTCCGCGCTCCACGCGTACCTCCTGGGTGCGGTGGCGCCGCGCCCCATTTGCTTCGCCAGTACGGTGGACGCAGACGGGCGACCGAACCTGAGCCCCTTCAGCTTCTTCAACGTATTCGGCTCCAACCCGCCCACGCTGGTATTTTCCCCATCACGCCGCGTGCGCGACAATACCGTCAAGCACACGCTGGAAAATATCTACGCCACCAAAGAAGTCGTGATCAACGTCGTAAGCTACGCCATGGTGCAGCAGACCTCCCTTTCCAGCTGCGAATATCCACGCGGCACGGATGAGTTCGTGAAGGCGGGTTTCACCCCGCTGCCTTCGGAAAAAGTAAAGCCTTTCCGCGTGGCCGAAAGCCCCGTGCAAATGGAATGCAAAGTAAGGGACATCATCGAAACCGGCACCGGCGGCGGCGCGGGTAACCTCGTGATCTGCGAGCCCGTGCTCCTGCATGTCAACGAAAACATCCTCGACATCAACGGCCGGATCGACCCGCAGAAAATAGATCTCGTGGCGCGGATGGGCGGCGATTTTTACTGCCGGGCCTCCGGTACGGCGGTCTTCGAAGTGGCCAAGCCCAATACGCAACTGGGCATCGGCGTGGATGCGCTGCCGGCCACAATCCGCAACAGTCACATCCTCACCGGCAACAACCTCGGCCAGCTGGGCAACGTGGAAGCCCTCCCGCCCGTGGACCCCGCGTTTACCGACGAGCACCTCACCAACATCATCCAGTACTTTTCCATCAATCCCGAAGAAATGGAAAAAGAACTGCACCGCTACGCAAAACAGCTCCTCGATTCCCACAAAGTGAACGAGGCCTGGCAGGTATTGCTGGCCGGAAACCTCCACTGA
- the lysS gene encoding lysine--tRNA ligase, with amino-acid sequence MSVTTQQQLSEQEIIRRGKLKELQNLGIDPYPAAEYPVNAYSTDIKAGYSEATKDQYQDVCLAGRIMRTRDMGKANFALLQDSKGSIQLYIKRDDICPGEDKSLYDNVWKKLTDLGDFIGVKGYAFVTKTGETSIHVRELTILAKALRPLPVVREKDGEMFDEVTDPEFKYRQRYVDLVINPSVKEVFIKRTRLMQTIRDFYNEMGYLEVETPILQAIPGGAAARPFITHHNALDMPLYLRIANELYLKRLIVGGFEGVYEFAKDFRNEGMDRTHNPEFTVMEMYAAYKDYHWMMDTTERLLEKVAINVNGNTKVTVGEREIDFKAPYPRVPIYDAIKEHTGFDVSEMDEAGIREVCRQLGIHAEPNHGKGKLIDEIFGEKCEHHYVQPTFITDYPVEMSPLTKKHRSKPGVVERFELICNGKEIANAYSELNDPIDQRQRFEDQVALMERGDDEAMYIDYDFLRALEYGMPPTSGIGIGIDRLTMLMTNQPSIQDVLFFPQMRPEKQQAAE; translated from the coding sequence ATGAGCGTAACTACCCAACAACAGCTGTCAGAACAGGAAATTATCCGCCGCGGCAAGCTGAAAGAGCTGCAGAACCTGGGGATCGATCCGTATCCCGCCGCAGAATACCCGGTTAACGCGTATTCCACAGACATCAAGGCTGGTTATTCGGAAGCAACGAAAGACCAGTACCAGGACGTGTGCCTGGCCGGCCGTATCATGAGAACCCGCGACATGGGCAAGGCCAACTTCGCCCTCCTGCAAGACAGTAAGGGAAGCATTCAATTGTATATAAAGCGGGACGATATCTGCCCCGGGGAAGATAAATCGCTGTACGACAACGTATGGAAGAAACTGACCGACCTTGGCGACTTTATCGGCGTGAAAGGCTACGCTTTCGTCACCAAAACCGGCGAAACCTCCATCCACGTGCGGGAGCTTACCATATTGGCTAAAGCGCTCCGGCCGCTGCCCGTTGTACGGGAAAAAGACGGGGAGATGTTTGACGAGGTGACCGATCCGGAATTCAAATACCGCCAGCGGTATGTAGACCTGGTGATTAATCCGTCGGTGAAAGAGGTTTTCATCAAGCGCACCCGTTTGATGCAGACGATCCGTGATTTCTACAACGAAATGGGATACCTGGAGGTGGAAACGCCCATCCTGCAAGCGATCCCCGGCGGAGCCGCCGCGCGCCCCTTCATCACGCACCACAACGCGCTTGATATGCCGCTGTACCTGCGCATCGCCAACGAACTGTACCTGAAAAGGCTCATCGTCGGCGGCTTCGAAGGCGTGTACGAATTCGCGAAAGATTTCCGTAACGAGGGGATGGACCGTACCCACAACCCCGAATTCACCGTGATGGAAATGTACGCCGCGTACAAAGATTATCACTGGATGATGGACACCACCGAGCGCCTGCTCGAAAAAGTGGCCATTAACGTGAACGGAAATACGAAAGTAACCGTGGGTGAAAGGGAGATCGACTTCAAGGCGCCCTACCCCCGCGTGCCCATCTACGACGCCATCAAGGAACACACCGGGTTCGATGTGTCTGAAATGGACGAAGCCGGCATCCGCGAAGTGTGCAGGCAACTCGGCATACACGCCGAGCCGAATCATGGCAAAGGCAAGCTGATCGACGAGATTTTCGGCGAGAAGTGCGAGCACCACTACGTGCAACCCACTTTTATCACCGACTATCCCGTAGAGATGAGCCCCCTCACCAAGAAGCACCGCAGCAAACCCGGCGTGGTGGAACGTTTCGAGCTGATATGCAATGGCAAGGAAATCGCCAACGCTTACTCCGAGCTCAACGACCCCATCGACCAGCGCCAGCGCTTCGAAGACCAGGTGGCGCTCATGGAACGCGGCGACGACGAGGCGATGTACATCGATTACGACTTCCTCCGCGCCCTGGAATATGGCATGCCCCCCACCTCCGGGATCGGGATCGGGATCGACCGGCTGACCATGCTCATGACCAACCAGCCTTCTATCCAGGACGTGCTGTTTTTCCCGCAAATGCGGCCTGAAAAGCAACAGGCGGCAGAATAA
- a CDS encoding LON peptidase substrate-binding domain-containing protein, with amino-acid sequence MTNFIPIFPLGIVVYPGEMLNLHIFEPRYKQMVDECIREGKPFGIPAVIKKKVNEYGTLVEIAQVEKTYDNGEIDVRTRGLKVFRILEVIRDVPDKLYAGAIVNYPDNHDRTSDKLREQVLMAVRELHHILQVSKQFPVEDDRLRAYDIAHHAGLSLEEEYEMLRLFQELQRLEYLKRHLSKVIALMTEMERLKDRVKLNGHFRNLSVDNF; translated from the coding sequence ATGACGAACTTTATTCCGATATTTCCCCTTGGCATCGTTGTTTACCCGGGCGAGATGCTCAACCTGCATATATTCGAACCGCGGTACAAGCAAATGGTCGATGAATGCATCCGCGAAGGCAAGCCTTTCGGTATCCCCGCTGTGATCAAAAAGAAAGTCAATGAATACGGCACGCTCGTGGAAATCGCACAGGTCGAGAAAACATACGACAACGGAGAGATCGATGTGCGGACGCGCGGGCTTAAAGTGTTCCGCATCCTCGAAGTTATCCGCGATGTGCCGGATAAGCTCTATGCCGGCGCCATCGTCAATTACCCCGACAATCACGACCGCACCAGCGACAAATTGCGCGAACAGGTGCTTATGGCGGTGCGTGAGCTGCATCATATTTTACAGGTCTCCAAGCAATTCCCCGTGGAGGACGATCGCCTGCGCGCCTACGATATTGCGCATCATGCGGGGCTGTCGCTGGAGGAAGAATATGAAATGCTCCGTCTTTTCCAGGAATTGCAGCGCCTGGAGTACCTCAAACGCCACCTGAGCAAGGTGATTGCCCTCATGACCGAGATGGAGCGGTTGAAGGACCGTGTGAAACTGAACGGTCACTTCCGGAATTTATCCGTGGATAATTTTTAA
- a CDS encoding aldo/keto reductase: MEYRRLGKSGLQISTLSYGSWVTFHSQIDDSLGDRLMGLAYDNGINFFDNAEIYALGESEKMMGRVLKNKKWDRTSYIVSSKAYFGWRGTENKPNQTGLSRKHLVEACHEALQRMQLDYLDLYYCHRPDRNVPIEEVVWTMTHLIQQGKILYWGTSEWTAAEIMEAHMVARQYNLIGPVVEQPEYNLFRREKIELEYLPVFNSVGLGTTIFSPLASGILTGKYNNGVPEGSRLSLEGYEWLRNRNLLDANIAKVKQLEKVAKDLGTTLAVLAVAWTIRNPNVSSTILGATKEAQLTETLKALEVYPQLTPEIMKEIDTIMGNAPTAIRH; encoded by the coding sequence ATGGAATACAGAAGATTAGGCAAATCCGGCCTGCAGATCAGCACCCTGTCGTATGGGAGCTGGGTTACTTTCCATTCCCAGATCGACGACTCCCTGGGCGACCGCCTCATGGGGCTGGCCTACGATAACGGCATCAATTTCTTCGACAACGCGGAAATCTACGCCCTTGGCGAATCGGAGAAAATGATGGGGCGCGTGCTGAAAAACAAGAAATGGGACCGGACTTCCTATATTGTTTCCAGCAAAGCCTACTTCGGCTGGCGCGGAACGGAAAATAAACCCAACCAGACGGGCCTGAGCCGCAAGCACCTGGTAGAAGCCTGCCATGAGGCCCTTCAGCGGATGCAGCTCGACTACCTGGATCTTTATTATTGCCACCGCCCCGACCGGAATGTGCCGATCGAGGAAGTGGTGTGGACGATGACCCACCTCATCCAGCAGGGAAAAATCCTGTATTGGGGCACATCGGAGTGGACGGCCGCCGAAATTATGGAAGCGCATATGGTGGCCCGGCAATACAACCTGATCGGGCCGGTGGTGGAGCAACCGGAGTACAACCTGTTCCGCCGGGAGAAAATCGAGCTGGAATACCTGCCGGTGTTTAACAGCGTTGGGCTGGGTACCACGATTTTCAGTCCGCTGGCGTCGGGGATACTCACCGGGAAATATAACAATGGTGTGCCTGAAGGCTCCCGTCTCAGCCTGGAGGGTTATGAATGGCTCCGCAACCGTAACCTGCTGGATGCCAACATCGCCAAGGTAAAACAGCTGGAAAAGGTGGCGAAAGACCTGGGTACCACGCTGGCGGTGCTGGCCGTGGCCTGGACGATCCGCAACCCGAATGTATCCAGCACGATCCTGGGGGCTACGAAAGAAGCGCAGTTGACGGAAACGCTCAAAGCGCTGGAGGTATATCCGCAGCTTACCCCGGAAATCATGAAAGAAATCGATACCATTATGGGCAACGCACCGACGGCGATCAGGCATTAA